In Hymenobacter gelipurpurascens, one DNA window encodes the following:
- a CDS encoding L,D-transpeptidase scaffold domain-containing protein, whose product MDWLRSTVRSAIFLLTLAGCAFSVEASSPDKSEGLPTRPAASPMTAVRSSLERLLDTRPLGPTATYERLGLQMGPAVRSFYSTNAYAARWTQDSGWNPQAKEALQLLGRAAEFGLVREAYAWQRLLAMPDSMQRPAARGQQLATCELHLTDALVRYLYHLRQGRLQPGTLEPAQPDSLRSLQTADLLHQALNNSDLTAAFLQQQPKHLAYRLLQTSWSRALRASAEDSLCLMQDTVAGFQRVAINLERMRWEAATDSEYAVVNIPAYRLQIIKKGKVLQTHRVVVGKPDLPTPILSSKIIVFVTAPEWRVPYSIAVREFLPELQKDPGYLYDNRYRLYDGRGRLINPWHVNWARVTPETFSYAIRQRAGATNALGNVVFYFPNQEKVFLHDTPARTAFTRTERAISHGCVRVEKPLKLAEYLLRREGKAKVIREMYDSVEARDKHRFDLTVGLPIYLRYYTCETDNGQLRFLPDIYQQDAALLSAFFGR is encoded by the coding sequence ATGGACTGGTTAAGAAGCACCGTGCGGTCTGCCATTTTTCTACTGACCCTCGCTGGCTGCGCATTTTCCGTGGAGGCTTCCTCCCCGGACAAAAGCGAAGGTCTACCTACTCGTCCGGCAGCTTCGCCGATGACGGCCGTGCGCTCTTCTCTAGAGCGCCTGCTCGATACCAGGCCCCTGGGGCCAACGGCTACGTATGAGCGCCTGGGCCTGCAGATGGGCCCGGCGGTCCGAAGCTTCTACAGCACCAATGCGTATGCGGCCCGCTGGACCCAGGACTCCGGCTGGAACCCGCAGGCCAAAGAAGCCCTGCAGCTTTTGGGCAGAGCGGCTGAGTTCGGGCTGGTACGAGAGGCCTACGCCTGGCAACGCCTGTTGGCCATGCCGGACTCCATGCAGCGGCCCGCTGCCCGGGGGCAACAACTGGCCACCTGTGAGCTACACCTGACCGATGCACTGGTGCGCTACCTATACCACCTGCGGCAGGGCCGTCTCCAACCGGGCACCCTGGAGCCTGCCCAGCCCGATAGTCTGCGAAGCCTCCAAACGGCCGATTTGCTCCACCAGGCGCTCAATAATTCTGACCTGACTGCTGCCTTTTTGCAACAACAGCCCAAGCATCTGGCCTACCGCTTACTGCAAACCAGCTGGAGCCGGGCCTTACGCGCTTCCGCCGAAGACTCCTTGTGCCTGATGCAGGATACCGTGGCCGGCTTCCAGCGGGTGGCTATCAACTTGGAGCGTATGCGCTGGGAAGCCGCCACCGACTCGGAATACGCCGTGGTAAATATTCCCGCCTACCGGCTCCAAATAATTAAGAAAGGAAAAGTACTGCAAACCCACCGCGTAGTGGTAGGCAAGCCCGATTTACCGACGCCCATACTCAGCAGCAAGATTATCGTGTTCGTGACGGCCCCGGAGTGGCGGGTACCTTATAGCATTGCGGTGCGCGAGTTTCTGCCCGAGCTCCAAAAAGACCCGGGCTACCTATACGACAACCGCTACCGCCTCTACGATGGCCGGGGGCGCCTGATCAATCCCTGGCACGTAAACTGGGCGCGCGTCACGCCAGAAACCTTCTCGTATGCCATCCGGCAACGGGCCGGCGCTACCAATGCCCTGGGGAACGTGGTCTTCTATTTCCCCAATCAGGAGAAAGTGTTCCTGCATGATACCCCGGCCCGAACCGCCTTCACGCGCACCGAGCGGGCCATCAGCCACGGGTGTGTGCGGGTGGAGAAACCGCTGAAGCTGGCCGAGTATCTGCTCCGCCGCGAAGGAAAGGCTAAGGTGATCAGGGAAATGTATGACAGTGTGGAAGCCCGCGACAAGCACCGCTTCGACCTTACCGTAGGCCTGCCCATCTATCTACGGTACTACACCTGCGAGACGGATAACGGCCAGCTACGCTTTCTACCAGATATATATCAGCAAGATGCTGCTTTGCTAAGCGCTTTTTTTGGCAGATAG
- a CDS encoding RES family NAD+ phosphorylase has product MLLYRLGKAPYISDTSGQGGLYYGGRWHEIGTLIIYTSEHLSLAKLEVLANSPSLPRNYFALTLEVPDTASVRHVTLEELPANWQQMPYPLELAQLARVWIDEGKEWLMRVPSAHAPHEWNYLLNPLHPDHQQLRTVALEPHPFDPRLKP; this is encoded by the coding sequence ATGCTGCTCTACCGCCTGGGTAAGGCCCCGTACATTTCCGATACCTCGGGCCAGGGCGGCCTCTACTACGGAGGGCGCTGGCACGAAATCGGGACCCTGATTATATATACGTCCGAGCATTTATCCTTGGCAAAGCTGGAAGTGCTGGCCAACTCTCCCTCCCTACCCCGCAACTATTTCGCGCTTACGCTGGAGGTTCCAGACACGGCATCCGTGCGACACGTAACGCTGGAAGAGCTACCCGCCAACTGGCAGCAGATGCCGTACCCATTAGAGCTAGCCCAGCTCGCACGCGTCTGGATTGACGAAGGCAAGGAGTGGCTGATGCGGGTGCCCTCGGCCCATGCCCCGCACGAGTGGAACTATCTGCTCAACCCGCTTCACCCCGACCACCAGCAGCTGCGCACCGTGGCCCTGGAGCCCCACCCCTTCGACCCACGCCTCAAGCCCTAG
- the parS gene encoding type II RES/Xre toxin-antitoxin system antitoxin, translating into MTVVRKTSVASMVDLMGGPAVIPQLVRNELDLLGVAIKGISVQAVRALQQRLQFSNKEISAVLGISESTLARREQSHKALTLDEGEKTIQLSGVLAKGLEVFEDQDDFQHWLATPNPALGGIRPKELLSSAIGREQICDILGRIQYGHYS; encoded by the coding sequence ATGACAGTCGTTCGTAAAACTTCCGTGGCCAGCATGGTGGACCTGATGGGCGGGCCGGCCGTAATTCCGCAGCTCGTGCGCAATGAGCTGGACTTGCTGGGTGTGGCTATTAAAGGCATTTCGGTGCAGGCGGTGCGGGCCCTGCAACAGCGGCTACAGTTCTCCAACAAGGAAATCAGTGCGGTGCTGGGCATTTCAGAAAGCACGCTGGCGCGCCGGGAGCAAAGCCACAAGGCCCTCACGCTGGATGAAGGGGAGAAAACGATTCAGCTTTCCGGCGTACTGGCCAAAGGCCTGGAGGTGTTCGAGGACCAGGACGATTTTCAGCACTGGCTGGCTACGCCTAATCCGGCGCTGGGCGGCATCCGGCCGAAGGAACTGCTGTCATCGGCTATTGGGCGCGAGCAGATCTGCGACATTCTGGGCCGGATTCAGTACGGGCACTACTCCTAG
- a CDS encoding HD domain-containing protein: MSDASQLITQTADFVRDKFLHEGSGHDWAHIRRVWHVARALAQQTPHADVLVTELGALLHDVADWKFHDGDEEAGPRAARTWLESQGANEAVIQRVEAIIREISFKGLGVATPMSTVEGELVQDADRLDAIGAIGVARAFAYGGHKGRPLHDPEVAPIEHASFESYKQNTAPTINHFYEKLLHLRERLNTPAARRVAEERHQFMEQFLEQFLREWDSQDVA; encoded by the coding sequence ATGTCTGACGCATCCCAACTGATTACCCAAACGGCCGACTTTGTTCGGGATAAATTTCTACATGAAGGCTCCGGCCACGACTGGGCCCACATCCGGCGGGTGTGGCACGTAGCCCGAGCGCTGGCCCAGCAAACGCCCCATGCCGATGTGCTCGTGACGGAGCTCGGTGCTTTGCTGCACGATGTAGCCGACTGGAAGTTTCACGACGGAGACGAAGAGGCCGGCCCTCGGGCGGCGCGCACCTGGCTGGAAAGCCAAGGGGCCAATGAAGCCGTGATTCAGCGTGTAGAAGCCATCATTCGCGAAATCAGTTTTAAAGGGCTAGGGGTAGCCACGCCCATGAGCACTGTAGAAGGAGAACTGGTGCAGGACGCCGACCGCCTCGATGCCATTGGCGCCATTGGCGTAGCGCGGGCCTTTGCCTACGGTGGCCACAAAGGGCGCCCCTTGCACGACCCTGAAGTAGCGCCCATCGAGCACGCATCCTTTGAGAGCTATAAGCAAAACACGGCGCCCACCATCAACCACTTCTACGAGAAGCTGCTGCATCTGCGGGAGCGGCTGAATACGCCCGCCGCCCGCCGGGTGGCCGAGGAGCGTCACCAGTTTATGGAGCAGTTTCTGGAACAGTTCCTGCGGGAGTGGGACAGCCAGGATGTGGCCTAG
- the gyrA gene encoding DNA gyrase subunit A gives MAEGEKIIPINIEDEMRGAYIDYSMSVIISRALPDVRDGLKPVHRRVLYGMSELGVSYNKSYKKSARIVGEVLGKYHPHGDSSVYDTMVRMAQDWSLRYPLVDGQGNFGSIDGDSPAAMRYTEARLKRLADEMLGDLDKDTVDFQPNFDDSLEEPSVMPAKFPNLLVNGTTGIAVGMATNMAPHNLTEVVNGIIAYLGNEDITVAELMEHVTAPDFPTGGIIYGYDGVKQAFETGRGRVVMRAKAHFETLPSGKEQIIVTEIPYMVNKASMIEKTAALINEKKIEGIADLRDESDRDGMRVVYDLKRDAMPTVVLNNLYKYTQLQSSFGVNNVCLVKGRPMTLNLKELIVYFVEHRADVIVRRTRYELAEAQKRAHILEGLLIALDHLDEVIALIRGSRDPEVARGQLIERFSLSEVQARAILDMRLQRLTGLERDKIVAEYDELMKLIDHLKAVLASDELQRQIIRDELQEIKDRYGDERRTSIEYAGGDFSMEDMIADESMVITISSEGYIKRTALDEYRAQGRGGVGARGATSKQDDFTEHLFVATTHEYLLFFTEAGRVFWLKVYEVPEGGKATKGRPIQNLIEIPREDNVRSVLNVRGLRDPDYLENTFLMFCTEQGTVKKTPLEAYSRPRTAGINAITINEGDRLLDVQLTTGSSEVVVALRSGRAVRFPEEKVRSMGRTAAGVRGITLTDETDRVVGMVCIDNDSQQELLVVSENGYGKRSPLDEYRITNRGGKGVRAMKITDKTGQLVTIKAVTDSDDLMIINKSGITIRLRMADLRSIGRATQGVRLLKISQGDEISSVAKVAAEEEKEAELVEENGLTLGGDPNGEGGVPTPDADLTSLTDPDSLSAN, from the coding sequence ATGGCGGAAGGCGAAAAGATCATTCCGATAAACATTGAAGATGAGATGCGCGGAGCCTACATCGACTACTCGATGTCGGTCATCATCTCCCGGGCTCTGCCGGATGTGCGCGACGGTCTGAAACCCGTGCACCGGCGCGTGCTGTATGGCATGAGCGAGCTAGGCGTTTCCTACAACAAATCCTATAAAAAGAGCGCCCGTATTGTGGGGGAGGTGCTCGGTAAATATCACCCCCACGGCGACTCCTCCGTGTACGACACGATGGTGCGCATGGCCCAGGACTGGAGCCTACGCTACCCGCTCGTAGACGGCCAAGGTAACTTCGGTAGCATCGACGGCGACTCGCCGGCTGCTATGCGCTACACCGAAGCCCGCCTCAAGCGCCTCGCCGACGAAATGCTCGGCGACCTGGACAAAGACACGGTTGACTTCCAGCCTAACTTCGACGACTCCCTGGAGGAGCCATCTGTTATGCCGGCCAAGTTTCCGAACCTGTTGGTAAACGGCACCACCGGTATTGCCGTGGGTATGGCCACCAACATGGCGCCCCACAACCTAACGGAAGTGGTAAACGGCATCATTGCCTACCTCGGCAACGAGGACATTACCGTGGCGGAGTTGATGGAGCACGTAACAGCTCCCGACTTCCCAACGGGCGGTATCATCTACGGTTACGATGGTGTAAAGCAGGCCTTCGAAACCGGCCGTGGCCGCGTGGTGATGAGGGCGAAAGCCCACTTCGAAACGTTGCCTTCCGGTAAAGAGCAGATCATCGTGACCGAGATTCCCTACATGGTGAACAAGGCCTCCATGATCGAGAAGACGGCTGCCCTCATCAACGAGAAGAAGATTGAAGGCATTGCGGACTTGCGCGACGAGTCGGACCGCGACGGTATGCGCGTGGTCTATGACCTGAAGCGTGATGCCATGCCGACGGTGGTACTCAACAACCTGTATAAGTACACCCAACTGCAATCCTCTTTCGGTGTCAACAATGTGTGCCTGGTGAAAGGCCGCCCGATGACGCTGAACTTGAAGGAGCTGATTGTCTACTTCGTGGAGCACCGCGCCGATGTTATCGTGCGTCGGACCCGCTACGAATTAGCCGAAGCCCAGAAGCGTGCCCACATCCTGGAAGGCCTTCTGATTGCCCTCGACCACCTGGATGAGGTAATTGCTCTGATCCGTGGTTCCCGTGACCCCGAGGTGGCGCGCGGCCAGCTGATCGAGCGATTCTCCCTGAGCGAAGTGCAGGCCCGGGCTATCCTGGACATGCGTCTGCAGCGTCTGACTGGCCTAGAGCGCGACAAAATTGTGGCGGAGTATGATGAGCTGATGAAGCTGATCGACCACCTGAAGGCGGTACTGGCGTCGGATGAGTTGCAGCGGCAGATTATCCGCGACGAGCTACAAGAAATCAAGGACCGCTACGGCGATGAACGTCGGACGTCTATTGAGTACGCCGGTGGCGACTTCTCGATGGAGGATATGATTGCCGATGAGAGCATGGTAATTACCATCTCCAGCGAAGGCTATATCAAGCGCACTGCCCTGGACGAGTACCGGGCCCAAGGCCGCGGTGGTGTGGGGGCCCGGGGGGCTACCTCAAAGCAGGATGACTTCACGGAGCACCTGTTTGTGGCCACTACCCACGAATACCTGCTGTTCTTCACCGAAGCCGGCCGCGTGTTCTGGCTGAAAGTATACGAAGTGCCAGAAGGAGGGAAGGCTACCAAAGGCCGCCCCATTCAGAACCTGATTGAGATTCCTCGCGAGGATAATGTACGCTCCGTGCTCAACGTACGTGGCCTACGCGACCCCGATTACCTGGAGAATACCTTCCTGATGTTCTGCACCGAGCAAGGCACCGTGAAGAAGACTCCGCTGGAGGCTTACTCACGCCCACGCACGGCTGGCATCAACGCCATTACCATCAACGAAGGCGACCGTCTGCTCGATGTGCAGTTGACTACTGGTTCTTCGGAAGTGGTAGTAGCCTTGCGTTCGGGTCGGGCAGTTCGCTTCCCCGAGGAGAAGGTTCGCTCCATGGGCCGCACGGCCGCTGGTGTTCGTGGCATCACGCTCACCGACGAAACCGACCGTGTGGTTGGTATGGTGTGCATTGATAACGACAGCCAGCAGGAACTGCTTGTGGTATCCGAGAATGGTTACGGCAAGCGCAGCCCGCTGGATGAGTACCGCATCACCAACCGCGGCGGTAAAGGGGTTCGGGCCATGAAGATCACCGATAAGACGGGGCAGCTGGTAACCATCAAGGCGGTTACTGACTCCGACGATCTGATGATCATCAACAAGTCTGGTATCACGATTCGCCTCCGGATGGCTGACCTCCGCAGCATTGGCCGCGCCACGCAAGGTGTGCGCCTGCTGAAAATCAGCCAGGGTGATGAAATTTCCTCCGTAGCAAAAGTGGCGGCGGAAGAAGAGAAAGAGGCTGAACTGGTAGAGGAAAACGGTCTGACTCTGGGCGGGGACCCGAACGGAGAAGGCGGTGTGCCTACGCCAGACGCTGACCTAACGTCGCTCACTGATCCTGATTCGCTCAGCGCTAATTAA
- a CDS encoding tetratricopeptide repeat protein yields the protein MKKTILTLVAAAALHTASAQNSAVTNAVLFQRQGTLDKARTEIDKAITNEKTSNKAKTWYTRGEIYDAMVSSPIYGKGLAAGEGAKIAFESYQKAIQLDGKDGEFGKQATQKLDGLYGLALNAGVENYNGKKYDDALKAYSMAQQIRPQDTTAYLYAAYAAAAKEDFLAAKEQYTKLQGIGYKSPQMYTALLQMARQEKNEAEASKVLQQALQAFPNNKTFMLEDLNTDLSAGRSKEALAKIDKAIAADPKNANLYAVKGSLLDQAKQPAQALEAYKKAVEIEPENFDANFNLGVYNYNKAADLYTKASKMSLAEYQKSGKKFEADGKKYFQDSLPYFEKALAVQPNDRSTISSLQKAYLRVGRTADSEKMAAKMDALNKK from the coding sequence ATGAAGAAGACTATTTTAACGCTCGTAGCAGCAGCGGCTCTGCATACTGCATCTGCCCAAAACTCGGCCGTAACCAATGCCGTTCTGTTTCAGCGCCAAGGCACTCTGGACAAAGCCCGCACTGAAATTGACAAAGCAATAACTAACGAGAAGACCTCGAACAAAGCCAAGACCTGGTACACGCGCGGCGAGATCTACGACGCAATGGTATCGAGCCCGATTTATGGTAAAGGGCTCGCCGCTGGTGAAGGCGCGAAAATAGCGTTCGAATCTTATCAGAAGGCTATACAGCTGGACGGTAAAGACGGCGAATTTGGCAAACAAGCCACGCAGAAGCTCGATGGCCTATATGGCTTGGCTCTGAACGCCGGCGTAGAAAACTACAACGGCAAGAAGTACGACGACGCGCTGAAAGCGTACTCGATGGCCCAGCAAATTCGTCCGCAGGATACGACGGCGTATCTGTATGCCGCCTACGCAGCAGCTGCCAAAGAAGACTTCTTAGCTGCCAAGGAGCAGTACACTAAGCTACAGGGCATTGGCTACAAATCGCCCCAGATGTATACGGCGTTGCTGCAGATGGCTCGTCAGGAGAAGAATGAGGCAGAAGCTTCCAAAGTACTGCAGCAGGCTCTTCAGGCATTCCCCAATAACAAAACGTTTATGCTCGAGGATCTGAATACCGATCTGAGCGCAGGACGCAGCAAGGAAGCATTGGCCAAGATTGATAAGGCTATTGCTGCTGATCCAAAGAATGCCAACCTGTATGCTGTAAAAGGATCCCTGCTGGACCAGGCCAAGCAGCCGGCCCAAGCCCTGGAAGCATACAAGAAAGCCGTTGAAATTGAGCCCGAGAACTTCGATGCCAATTTCAACCTGGGCGTATACAACTATAACAAAGCAGCTGATTTGTATACCAAAGCCAGTAAGATGAGCTTGGCAGAATATCAGAAGTCAGGTAAGAAGTTTGAAGCCGATGGCAAGAAGTACTTCCAGGATTCGCTGCCGTATTTTGAGAAGGCTTTAGCTGTTCAGCCCAACGACCGTTCTACCATATCGTCTCTGCAGAAAGCGTATCTACGTGTAGGTCGTACTGCTGATTCAGAGAAGATGGCGGCCAAAATGGATGCCCTCAATAAAAAGTAA
- a CDS encoding ArnT family glycosyltransferase: MEQIGTQPKRAQLWGRIGAVVVVCITNFFIHGGAPGVSLMEARNFVAAREMVAGGSWLIPTMNGDLRLAKPPLPTWAVAGLQKILGPTEDLGLLRLPAALVATLLVFFLWGLARELTQELPGDTEDPGRTAWYAALVVASSLLVITTGREGQWDIFAVSLMVGALWLLVKGWRKSGPALGWLAGAGLLGGMSLLSKGPVALYTVLLPFLVAYLTSNPAHRKQLRAHMAGTVLAVGLLLLVGLSWPWYIYQEVAPAALVVARTEISSWGDRHVKPFWFYAPFAVFTGIWALVTLLSLVWPYARPRVQRYIPYMLALGWALGGLVLLSLVPEKKERYMLPLMPPLALLVAGLIRYWEFAGATHSSTNSDKWALRSWGVILLLVCLAVPVAMAVVTLPGTKGARLVAAVVLFGGLAVFVLQQGIRPLRPTSLMGASLTGMAGLLVLLLPFYPTWERRRDTPGLRLMRDVRYNQALQGMPWYSLDTLHVKQVWSAGRAIPIWHLPASSAARNLKLPAVVFSASPIAPRIPASWLDQGVRVTVLDSFYLEAKKDGGYWIIGKLSKD; the protein is encoded by the coding sequence ATGGAACAAATCGGTACCCAGCCAAAGCGTGCTCAACTGTGGGGTAGAATAGGAGCGGTGGTGGTCGTGTGCATCACCAATTTCTTTATTCACGGTGGAGCTCCCGGGGTAAGCCTTATGGAGGCCCGTAATTTTGTGGCGGCCCGCGAAATGGTGGCGGGAGGCTCCTGGCTTATTCCTACCATGAACGGAGACCTTCGATTGGCCAAGCCGCCGCTACCTACCTGGGCAGTGGCAGGCCTCCAGAAAATATTAGGCCCAACCGAAGATTTAGGCCTCTTGCGCCTGCCTGCTGCCTTGGTCGCAACGCTACTCGTGTTTTTCCTATGGGGACTGGCGCGTGAGCTAACCCAGGAGCTCCCCGGCGATACGGAAGACCCGGGGCGCACGGCCTGGTATGCGGCGCTGGTAGTTGCCAGTTCCTTATTAGTGATTACCACGGGTCGGGAGGGGCAATGGGATATATTCGCCGTGAGCCTGATGGTAGGAGCGTTGTGGCTGTTGGTGAAAGGCTGGCGAAAATCAGGCCCGGCGCTAGGGTGGCTTGCCGGGGCCGGGCTACTGGGAGGGATGTCGTTGCTGAGTAAAGGGCCGGTGGCGCTTTACACGGTGCTTCTGCCTTTCCTTGTAGCTTATCTGACCAGCAATCCAGCGCATCGTAAGCAGCTGCGCGCACATATGGCAGGCACCGTCCTTGCAGTAGGCCTATTGTTGTTGGTTGGGCTCAGCTGGCCATGGTACATCTATCAGGAAGTAGCGCCCGCTGCTTTGGTAGTGGCCCGCACGGAAATATCGTCTTGGGGCGACCGTCATGTTAAGCCCTTTTGGTTTTATGCGCCTTTTGCTGTGTTTACTGGCATTTGGGCTCTTGTAACCCTGCTATCCTTGGTCTGGCCATATGCTCGTCCGCGGGTACAGCGCTATATCCCATATATGCTGGCACTGGGGTGGGCCCTGGGAGGGTTGGTATTGTTGAGCTTAGTGCCGGAGAAGAAAGAGCGCTACATGTTGCCCCTCATGCCGCCCCTGGCCTTATTGGTAGCCGGGCTGATTCGCTACTGGGAATTTGCCGGTGCTACCCATTCTAGCACCAACTCCGATAAATGGGCCCTGCGTAGCTGGGGTGTCATTCTGCTACTGGTGTGTCTGGCCGTGCCTGTTGCCATGGCAGTGGTTACACTCCCAGGAACGAAGGGGGCGCGTCTGGTGGCTGCGGTGGTTCTCTTTGGTGGCCTAGCAGTATTCGTTCTGCAGCAGGGGATACGGCCTCTTCGGCCTACTTCTCTGATGGGGGCCTCCCTGACGGGAATGGCGGGCCTGCTGGTTTTGCTATTGCCCTTTTACCCAACGTGGGAGCGTCGGCGAGATACGCCTGGCCTACGCCTGATGCGTGACGTTCGGTATAACCAGGCGCTGCAGGGGATGCCTTGGTATAGCCTGGATACGCTGCATGTGAAACAGGTATGGTCAGCTGGGCGCGCTATTCCAATCTGGCATTTGCCCGCTTCCTCCGCCGCCAGAAACCTGAAGTTGCCGGCTGTGGTCTTTTCAGCATCACCCATTGCGCCCCGAATTCCAGCTTCCTGGCTGGATCAGGGGGTAAGAGTAACTGTTCTTGATAGCTTTTACCTGGAAGCCAAAAAGGATGGAGGATACTGGATTATCGGCAAGTTGAGTAAAGATTAG
- a CDS encoding glycerophosphodiester phosphodiesterase, giving the protein MSTVLGASLRWAVLSLAVSSAPLAAGLAAPAPPPLMPASALVPGPPLVIGHAGSGFFTPFLPFNPLPPSSLRSIEKALRRNADGVEVDIRLSQDSIPVLYHDHTLNSMSDGQGCVSQTTAAALQLLHYRGGWPYDWFQQEKISTFETLLSLLAQRPTFPYLHLDLHEDDACSNADVVRSQALARRLVRLLTHYHVPPEKVLILTNRPSTLAYLHHLLPAMPLGLEITDEFDEGMLALSSLDVQAVVLPKNAVTAARVTQIHALGRQVVVFGGRSTKALRRVVSCQPDAYEVDNVRRLQAVLRRVQTNHQETLSSVHATSP; this is encoded by the coding sequence ATGTCTACTGTTTTAGGAGCCAGCCTCCGATGGGCTGTGCTGTCCCTTGCTGTGAGTAGTGCTCCGCTGGCCGCTGGCCTAGCTGCCCCGGCGCCTCCACCGCTTATGCCGGCCTCAGCCCTTGTTCCAGGTCCGCCCTTGGTAATAGGCCATGCCGGGTCTGGTTTCTTTACGCCTTTTTTGCCGTTTAATCCGTTGCCGCCCAGTAGCTTGCGCAGCATCGAGAAAGCACTTCGCCGCAATGCTGATGGAGTGGAGGTCGATATTCGCTTAAGCCAGGACAGTATTCCGGTGCTCTATCACGATCATACTCTCAACTCCATGTCGGATGGGCAAGGCTGCGTAAGTCAGACTACGGCCGCCGCCCTGCAGCTGCTCCACTACCGGGGCGGCTGGCCCTATGATTGGTTTCAGCAGGAAAAGATCAGCACCTTTGAAACGCTGCTGAGCCTGCTGGCCCAACGGCCCACTTTTCCCTACCTGCATCTGGATCTGCACGAAGATGATGCCTGTTCCAACGCCGATGTTGTCCGAAGTCAGGCCCTGGCCCGAAGGCTGGTGCGTTTGCTTACGCACTATCACGTACCCCCGGAGAAGGTTTTGATCCTGACCAACCGGCCTAGTACCCTGGCCTACCTGCACCACCTGCTGCCGGCTATGCCACTGGGTCTGGAAATTACGGACGAGTTCGATGAGGGTATGCTGGCGCTTTCTTCGCTGGATGTACAGGCGGTAGTGTTGCCAAAAAATGCTGTTACGGCAGCGCGGGTTACCCAGATTCACGCTCTTGGCCGGCAGGTAGTGGTGTTTGGAGGCCGCTCTACCAAAGCCCTGCGGCGAGTTGTCAGCTGCCAGCCTGATGCCTACGAGGTAGATAATGTCCGTCGGTTGCAAGCCGTCCTGCGCCGCGTGCAAACCAACCACCAGGAGACCTTGTCTAGTGTGCATGCCACAAGCCCCTGA
- a CDS encoding GDP-mannose 4,6-dehydratase, which yields MASILVTGCAGFIGSHLAERLLHEGHRVVGLDNFDPFYNRTLKQTNLAQCLAHPHFSFHEADLRHGLDALVDALPADHIDLVVHLAAKAGVGPSVRQPVAYLENNVIGTTYLLEWMRQRDIQKLFFASSSSVYGNTKEQPFREDLNLQATCISPYAASKLAGEQLTYTYHHLYGLDVLNARFFTVYGPRQRPDLAIHKFVRLLRAGQPIPVFGDGSTARDYTFVLDTVEGITRGVQYLLHNTGVYETLNLGNNRPVPLLELIAAIGDAVGHSPELQFQPMQAGDVDITFADIQKAQHLLGYAPQTSLQDGLGQFVEWLDKQEPE from the coding sequence ATGGCATCCATTCTGGTTACCGGCTGCGCGGGCTTCATTGGCTCGCACCTTGCCGAACGGCTGCTCCACGAGGGGCACCGCGTGGTAGGCCTGGATAATTTTGATCCGTTCTACAACCGTACCCTCAAGCAAACCAACCTGGCTCAGTGCCTGGCCCACCCGCACTTCAGCTTCCACGAAGCCGACCTGCGCCACGGCCTCGATGCGCTAGTAGACGCATTGCCCGCCGACCACATCGATCTGGTGGTGCATCTGGCCGCAAAGGCGGGCGTGGGCCCCTCCGTGCGCCAACCAGTGGCCTACCTGGAAAACAACGTCATTGGGACCACCTATCTGCTGGAGTGGATGCGCCAGCGCGATATTCAGAAGCTGTTTTTTGCCTCTTCCTCTTCCGTGTACGGCAATACCAAAGAGCAGCCCTTCCGCGAAGACCTCAATCTGCAGGCGACGTGCATTTCTCCCTATGCGGCCTCTAAGCTGGCCGGGGAGCAGCTCACCTACACCTACCACCACCTATACGGCCTTGATGTTCTCAATGCCCGGTTTTTCACGGTGTATGGCCCCCGGCAGCGCCCCGACCTGGCCATTCATAAGTTTGTGCGCCTGCTCCGGGCTGGCCAGCCAATTCCGGTCTTTGGCGACGGCAGCACCGCCCGCGACTACACTTTTGTGCTGGATACGGTAGAGGGCATCACCCGCGGAGTACAGTACCTGCTGCACAATACAGGGGTATATGAAACCCTGAACCTGGGTAACAACCGCCCGGTGCCGCTGCTAGAGCTGATTGCAGCTATAGGCGACGCCGTAGGCCACTCTCCTGAGCTGCAGTTTCAGCCGATGCAGGCCGGCGATGTAGACATCACCTTTGCCGATATTCAGAAGGCCCAGCACCTGCTCGGGTACGCCCCCCAAACGTCGCTACAGGATGGCCTAGGCCAGTTTGTGGAATGGCTGGATAAGCAGGAGCCCGAATAG